AACAACAGCCTTTGCCCTGCCCTCCGATAGTTTTTGATTAAATTCTTCAGGTCCTTCACTATCAGTATGTCCTGAAATTTCAATTTCTTTAATTTCAAACATCTGCATAAAATTATATACCCTGTCAAGTTCTGTGTATGATATTGGTAATAATGAAGTTTTACCTGTTTCAAAGAAAATATTTTCTAATACAATAGTAGCTCCTTCTTCAATATTTTTGAGACTTTCAGTAAATGGATCTTCAGGAATAACAGGTTCAGTAAAAACTATCGTTCCTGACGAAATACAATTGTTTTTATCGGTTACTTTGTAGGTATAAGTACCGGCAGGTAAATTTGTTAATTTTGTTCCACTTGTATTATTCGACCATTCAATATTATATGGCGGAGTTCCACCACTTATTCCTATGGTTATTTTACCGTCATTAATAATTTTGTCTATTTCACCTGTAACTGGGTCAACACCACCCGTATATCCCGAATCAATAATTACAGTTTCGAGTCCATGTTGCAAGCAAGGGCAAATATCACAATCAATTAATTCCCTGATTACAAATTCATCAAAATAATAATATGCATATGCTTTATCTTTTTTGTTAACAATACTTTTATCAGTTACTACATAATTAGTATTATCATAGTTTTTAAAATTTCCTACTGTAAAAAACTTTTCATTTCCTTTTGCAGTATATACTCTGCATAATTGTTTCCATTCTTTAGTATTGTCAAGAAATAGTCCTTCAATATTATTTATTTGCGGTTTTACTGACAGGTGTGTTTTGCCTTCGTTTGATATTTTTTCTTCACAAAAATACAGGCTTAACTGGTCAACAGCAAATTTTGAATATGATGCAAGTTTATAATAAAATGTAACACAATATTTTTTATCTTTTTCAAGTGGCGTTTCTAATTCTCCCTGAAAATATTCCCTGTAATTTTTTTCTGAGCCGCTTAGTATTGAACCCATATATGCATCACCTGATTTTGGTTGAGATACTCCTGCAAAATTTGATGGAATTTTTACAACACCACTACTACACTTGTTAAAATAATCGGGTGTAGTTAAAGTCGGGTATGTCCAGTGTGGAATCAACTTATGCGATTTATCAGTATATGTGTAATTTTCAGGGCATTTATCATAATCTTCAAAACTTGGATTTAAGACAAGATTTTCAGCCTGTGAGAATCCATTTTGCTGCCATAACATACAAAATGAAAGAATAGTTACAATTATTTTAATATTGATAAAATTATTCATAATATAAAATTTTTGAATTTCTATAAAAATAAGAAAATAGTTTTTAATTGTCAGATATATAGATGTTTTTTTTTCTGTCAAGGTACTATAATTTATTATTTTGACTGTTTATAAATTAAAATGGTTCTACCACGAATTTAATGGAAAATAATTAATTTTTGGCACTCCTAATTAAGTTTATTTATAATGATAAAATACAACAATGCTTAAATGCTTAAATCTAGTAAGTATGGGATTGTAGTATATTATATTTTAGCATTTAATCATTTTATCATTTTTAATCTTCCACTAAATTCGCAGTAGTACCATTAAAATAAAATCTCACAAAATAAATAAAATACAAACAAGTCTTTTATTAAAATAAACGTATATTACATATTGAATTTTTTTTCAGATTTTATGTTTAAAAAAATCACAAAAGGTTTAACACCGCCAAGGAATTGGAGAATACCTGTAATTATATTACTGGGAATATTCACTGGTTTAGGGGTCTATTCTGTTTATTTGTCAAAAGCATGGTCATATTTGTCAGATGAACCGAAAACTTGTGTAAATTGTCATATTATGGCACCCCAATATGCTACATGGAATCACAGTTCACACAGAGAAGGTGCTAATTGTAACGATTGTCATGTTCCGCATGATAATGTTTTTAATAAATACTATTTTAAAGCTAAAGATGGACTTAATCATGCTACATTATTTACCATGAGAGCCGAAAGACAAGTTTTTTTTATTGGTGATGATGGTAAAGAAGTAGTAAAAGAAAATTGTATCAGATGTCATATCTATCTATTCGAGCAATCTAAATTAATTTCACAAACAAAAGGCAAGTATCAGGTTCATAATACTGATAGAAAATGTTGGGAATGTCATAGAGAAGTCCCTCATGGTAGAGTTAGTAGTTTATCTAGTGTGCCATATGCAAAAGTTCCTGTACTGGAAAGTCCGGTGCCTGAATGGTTAAAACAATTAATAAAAAAATAATGAATATCGAACACCGATTAACGAATAATGATTTAAGAAGTTCATTAAGTATGAATAAATATGATTTTCCTGCCTACATGTTTCCGTTTTGGTAAAGGCAGGAAAGAATGATTGATTATTTTCGCAACAAAATATCAAATAACAAAATATGAGTTAAATAGCAAGGTATAAAGCTAACTTCTCAATAAATTGTGGCAAATAGTTAAACCGAACAATAGAACAACTTAGCGAAGCGATCTCACAGCCTGTCCCGATTTTTTCGGGAAACACAATATAAAAAAAACATTCTGTGAGTAATTGAACAATAGAATTAAGAATAGCGAAGTAAAAATGAACACAATATAAAAAAATAAATATTAAATTATGAAGTCAATTAATGAACAAGTGAAACACAAACCATGGTTAGGCTGGGTATTATTTCTATGTACTATGGTAATAGTATTTCTTTTGGGTTTACTTGCATCTTCAATCATGGAAAGAAGAGCCGAAGCTGTATTTGTTTATACTCCTCAAGTAGAGCTTTCGGAATGGGAACCCAGAAATGAAGTTTGGGGTGAAAATTACCCAAGAGAATTTCAATCATATTACCAAACCGAAGACACTATTTTTAAATCTAAGTATAATGGTAATACTATGATTGATATGCTTGAAGTAGATCCGAGATTGGTTGTATTATGGGCAGGTTACGGATTTTCAAAAGATTATAATCAAGGCAGAGGTCACTATTATGCAATTACGGATATATATAACACTTTAAGAACCGGCGGTCCAACCGGAAAAGATGATGGTCCTATGCCAACCACTTGTTGGACATGTAAAGGTCCTGATGTACCAAGAATTATGCACGATTTAATGGATAAAATGGGTTCAAAAGAAGGTCTGGCAGAATTTTACAGAGGTAAATGGGCAAGATGGGGTGAAGAAATCGTTAATCCAATTGGTTGTGCCGATTGTCATGACCCCGAAAATATGAATCTTCGTATTTCCCGTCCTACTCTTATTGAAGCTTTCGAAAGAAATGGAAAAGATATTACCAAAGCTACTCATCAGGAAATGAGAACATTAGTTTGTGCCCAATGCCACGTAGAATATTATTTTAATAAGAAAAAATTTGAAGGCAGTAACTACCTGGCTTTCCCATGGGATAAAGGTATGACCTGCGAAGATGCCGAAGCTTATTATGATGAAATAGGTTTTAAAGATTGGACACATAAATTAAGTAAAGCTCCTATGCTTAAATCACAACATCCAGGTTATGAAATTTACCTTACTGGTGTTCATGCTGATAGAGGTGTTTCTTGTGCCGATTGTCACATGCCTTATAAAAGCGAAGGTGGTATAAAATATACCGACCACAAAATTCAAAGTCCTCTTAACAATGTAGCTAATTCCTGTCAGGTTTGTCACCGCGAAGAAACTGATAAACTAATAGCTAATGTTATTGAAAGACAAGATAAAATTATTGAAAATAGAGATAAATTAGAAGAATTAATTGTTCGCGCTCATGTTGAAGCAAAATTTGCCTGGGATAATGGTGCAACTGAAAAGCAAATGCAAGACATATTAATGGATATCCGCCATTCTCAATGGCGATGGGATTATGCAGCCTCCAGTCATGGTGGTTCATTCCATTCACCTGTTGAAACCGGACGGATTATTTCAACAGGTATTGCTATAGCTCAGGAAGGTAGAATTAAATTAGCAAGATTATTAGCTGAACTTGGTTTTAATAAAGAAATACCTTATCCTGATATTTCTACAAAAGCAAAAGCTCATGAATTTATCGGTTTAGATGTTGAAAAATTAGAAAGCGAAAAACAAGAGTTCATAAATACTTTACTTCCACAATGGCTGGAAAAAGCTAAAGAAAGAGAAGATTCATGGGGAGTTAAAAAGCTTTAATTAAAGTGCCTAGAGTTTGGAGTACCTAAAATGCCTAGAGTTCAATAAAATGAATAATATGGAATTAAGCGCAGCGATTTTAAGAATACTTATAAAAAATATTAACAATATAAGTAATTTATCAAATTATTAGAAAGACTGTGTGAAAACACAAAAACAAATGACTAACTCCGCCATTTATGGCGGAGTACAAAAATGAAAAGGCGTTTGGTTATAGCCCTTAAGACGCTATATATCAAGGAGTAAAGCCAATTAGTTTTTTGATATAATCTTTTGATTTGTTTCTTTTTCCCGAAACTTCGGAATTGTCCCGTTATGGACTATATATTTATAGAAAATAGATACACCTATAACAAAATCCCGTAGGGACTTAATATTTATAGAAAATGAATACACCTAATAACAAAGTCCCGTAGGGACTTAATATTTATAGAAAATGAATACACCTAATAAC
This genomic stretch from Bacteroidales bacterium harbors:
- a CDS encoding OmpA family protein, producing MNNFINIKIIVTILSFCMLWQQNGFSQAENLVLNPSFEDYDKCPENYTYTDKSHKLIPHWTYPTLTTPDYFNKCSSGVVKIPSNFAGVSQPKSGDAYMGSILSGSEKNYREYFQGELETPLEKDKKYCVTFYYKLASYSKFAVDQLSLYFCEEKISNEGKTHLSVKPQINNIEGLFLDNTKEWKQLCRVYTAKGNEKFFTVGNFKNYDNTNYVVTDKSIVNKKDKAYAYYYFDEFVIRELIDCDICPCLQHGLETVIIDSGYTGGVDPVTGEIDKIINDGKITIGISGGTPPYNIEWSNNTSGTKLTNLPAGTYTYKVTDKNNCISSGTIVFTEPVIPEDPFTESLKNIEEGATIVLENIFFETGKTSLLPISYTELDRVYNFMQMFEIKEIEISGHTDSEGPEEFNQKLSEGRAKAVVDYLVEKGIEDVRLSYIGYGENKPIDTNNTDIGRAQNRRVEFKLKKK
- the nrfH gene encoding cytochrome c nitrite reductase small subunit; this encodes MFKKITKGLTPPRNWRIPVIILLGIFTGLGVYSVYLSKAWSYLSDEPKTCVNCHIMAPQYATWNHSSHREGANCNDCHVPHDNVFNKYYFKAKDGLNHATLFTMRAERQVFFIGDDGKEVVKENCIRCHIYLFEQSKLISQTKGKYQVHNTDRKCWECHREVPHGRVSSLSSVPYAKVPVLESPVPEWLKQLIKK
- the nrfA gene encoding ammonia-forming cytochrome c nitrite reductase; this encodes MKSINEQVKHKPWLGWVLFLCTMVIVFLLGLLASSIMERRAEAVFVYTPQVELSEWEPRNEVWGENYPREFQSYYQTEDTIFKSKYNGNTMIDMLEVDPRLVVLWAGYGFSKDYNQGRGHYYAITDIYNTLRTGGPTGKDDGPMPTTCWTCKGPDVPRIMHDLMDKMGSKEGLAEFYRGKWARWGEEIVNPIGCADCHDPENMNLRISRPTLIEAFERNGKDITKATHQEMRTLVCAQCHVEYYFNKKKFEGSNYLAFPWDKGMTCEDAEAYYDEIGFKDWTHKLSKAPMLKSQHPGYEIYLTGVHADRGVSCADCHMPYKSEGGIKYTDHKIQSPLNNVANSCQVCHREETDKLIANVIERQDKIIENRDKLEELIVRAHVEAKFAWDNGATEKQMQDILMDIRHSQWRWDYAASSHGGSFHSPVETGRIISTGIAIAQEGRIKLARLLAELGFNKEIPYPDISTKAKAHEFIGLDVEKLESEKQEFINTLLPQWLEKAKEREDSWGVKKL